AGAGTTGAGAGGAAGAGTTCATACATGTAACAAAagcataaacatattttaaaacaacATATCCCAAATCAAGACCTGTGAGGAATGTAGCTTTGCTAGAGCACACGTGTTGTCTACATCCTACGAAAACCAGTGTTTCTTCTAAGATGTGCACTAGTGCAGGGCCATTTTAAGGTGCCAGTTGGCATAGAGGAAAGATAGTGGGCTTTCTGCAACTGGCCCAATAAATTTGTGATGGTACTACCCTGAAGCAGgttatatagaatataattagGCAGGCAATAAAGAAATGGTCTGAGTAGAGATGGAGTTCAGGTGCAAAGACATGTGGATAAACTGTAATTACAAAatagtaatacaaaataaaaaggaaaacgtTTAGTCAGTTAAAATGAATTTATACATGTTGTTTTGTTGTAGTGCTTTATCAGTGGCTTGAAATGAGGGCTCTGCATTGTGGGATGATGCTTCAGTCATGTTATAACGGATGAAATGGTATGGCCTCACCTGTGTTTTGCGGTTTATCATTGTGCATTGGGTACAATGCGGATTGTTGCGTTGCAACAAAACACAGGCGACAAGTTGCAGGCGCCAAATATATTGGGAGTGATAGAAAAAATGCAGGTATAAACTACTTGtatctgacacgactgtcgggtGTGAACGCCGCAcactgcgtcttcatctgacagtcgtgtcgagTATGGTAAAAACACATTCCAAGTTCTAACAAACATAAAGGAGAATTGAAGCCCATAAAAgtctaaagttataatttttctTTAGGAATTAAGTATTCCATTAAAGAGGTTCAGCAGCCATATAGCAGTAATGATCAACAGGAGCTTACCATGCGGAATCTTGTTAGGCCATAATTTGAGTGCCAgtgacattgcacatgctcagtgggctccagGCAACTCTCCAAAGCTTATGGATCGGAAATCATAAATATGATAAACATTATCAAAAAGTGAGGTTACACTTGTCAAAAACAGATGCTATAGGGCTGTTTATTAATATGTtttgatgcagaatgcactgatttcaatgCTGGTGTGTAATCTGAAACATAATTACTTTTACAGTCTTTTTtagtaaatgttatattgtatatattgtgtgttgtgcattggtctctaagctcaggtaactgacagtggcacagagtatgtgcagtgaatcagcagaaaagaagatggggagctactgggagtGTATTCAGAGGCATAGGTCATGACTACAACAgtgttgtggttgccttgggctggtacagaactctAAGGTGTAATGTGTCTAGCCAAtttttgttgagctttagttctcctttaattagcaTATATAAGCAGAGGTAATAGGCATCTtctctaattctttttttttttttttttgtaacttagatttttattggttttacaaaagtcacattaaacaaTGCAACATTACACTTCTGTAGGTCAGCATATACAATGGATACAGATAAAGGTACAGACAAGCAAATAGATGAAACCAGGAGAGAAACCCAGTACACCACAGTCGTCAGAGTGATTAGATGTGTGCTAAATCGAAATAGAACCGGTACTCTATTTCCGGGACAGACTGTACTAGTGCATTAAATCACCTTCACTAAGTAAAATTATATAACGGCACATCAAGCCTCTCACGCCTAGCTGGTAGATGGGGGGTGGATTCCTTGCGTCCCATTGGCAGCTAAATCTCTCAAATCCCAAATGTCCCAAATATCAGTGAACCGATCCATAGTATTAGATAGCATTGCAATACCTGCTTCGAAGGCTCTATTTGCATTAATTCTAGTCACTATCTCAGATAGAGTCGGTggcatagagttcttccagtgcGAAGATATGGCTAGGCGGGTTGCAGTCAGAATTTGATTAACCAAGGCTTGACCACATTTACACAGCCGTGGTATAGGTTTACCTAACAGCAAGATGATGGGGTCCATCGGTATTGGACTATGTAGTATACGGCCCAAAAGTTGAGAGATTTCAGTCCACAATGGTTGGATTACTgggcaatcccaaaaaatgtgGAGCATGGTGCCCCGAGCTCCACAATTCCTCCAACATAGGGGTGAATGTTGTGGAAACAATTTGTGCAATCTGTCGGGGGTGTAGTACCAACAGGTCAAAATCTTATAGATGTGTTCCTTCTGTCTCATGTGAGCTTTTTCCATGGCATCTGACAGTTATGTATCAGGTTCTCTTTCTGCAGCCTATGTTACCTGTCCTAATGACACAGTGGCCAAAGACATTGGCCAGTATGTATCAGACtggttaatatataataaaataactgctaTAAAATCTTGAGCATGAATGAACATGAGTATAATTTTATCAATTTATTGATTATAGTTCCAATCAATTTTATGCAACCTTGGTAAATAAAACCattcatttatacattatttttaaacaacaaattttttttgaacacAAATGGGAAGATAAGGCACATATTAGACAAACGGCATCATCTCCATACCTCAGAGACCATATTTTAGAGATATTAGTACTGTAGTACATGAACCTAATCATGTAAATCCTTAAATATTGTAGTATTATCATCCCTAAGACCCTGTGTCCTcatgaaaaatacacattttattttcacagtgTTGACATTAAAATATCACAGAGAACATAACTTCTGTGTAGTCAAATCagtaaaggtgccacacttactTCTGTGTAGAATTGGATACtcagaaaataatttattattggaCTGAATACTTTTGGAAGGCACTAAATATATGACATATTTTTGTTATTGCTTCTCTGTAGATGAGGACCTGAATTTTAATTCAGGTTTATAATACTATACTGTTAACTAAAggaccagttgttttttttttcattcaagagTTGTATCTATTGATcaaaaaaacaccaaataaaatattacttGGCGATATGTCCTATTTGTATAAATAAGAATATTCAGTCTGTAGTCCTGCATGGAGCTGGGTGAATGGCATTTAGTTATGtataagaactaaacccattgtattccaCAGAGCTTATATTGTTatctcctgtgccttttctcatgtttttagactgaatggctgccccatggctatacagaaGCTTATAAAGTTCAGGGCAGGGCAACGATTGCCATCTCTATTATGAAGTAAATCATTTGTAGTGtgctttatctgttatctgctgtgtatcctgtgcctattctccttttttacagcttgaatggctgcccccgtggctacacagcagcatgtttatataaatttaGTAGAGTTTCTGTAGAAAACACAGAACTTTACcggtgcagagcaacagtacattatattttaattactttgatacacttttattttttggtgttactgttcctatatgTAACTAGGTAAactatttggacaaaataaaacatatttgttaaAAAGAATAATTAGGCACCCACTGTTTATTTCAGTGACAGTAACCCACTTATTTACTGTGTTCTGTCAAGCTAATAATTATTTTCCTCCCAGGGGTCTTGTGGAGCAAAAGTTAGAAGCCTGTGTAAATATTATACCTCAAATCACCTGCATGTAAATTACACctttctataaataatatatatttttccatcaggtgggactgaaacgtcggattaagatgtaaaatcacttgaataaatactatatatatatatatatatatatatacacaagagccatataAGTGTACcacttgttgtaaaatataaggatattagaagtctccttAGATTCCATGTCTCAGCCTTTG
This Xenopus laevis strain J_2021 chromosome 8S, Xenopus_laevis_v10.1, whole genome shotgun sequence DNA region includes the following protein-coding sequences:
- the LOC108700566 gene encoding protein CutA homolog gives rise to the protein MASDSYVSGSLSAAYVTCPNDTVAKDIGQYVSDWLIYNKITFLFTNFLLSVHSYEVCEVLSLPIEQGNPPYLKWVGDIVPK